A portion of the Pedobacter cryoconitis genome contains these proteins:
- a CDS encoding non-ribosomal peptide synthetase, whose protein sequence is MEIIHILKSLDKKGISLAVELTQLKLKGNISQLSVEEKTFLKENKERIIDYFVKKDKFYFFRDVLYFGNEELDALDLNDLRSSGNMLRQLPSRINKTISVTEYKEIKKITKEHNITFQSLFLAAYRALLYRYTEQKNVILYTNLLNADGKETLFIKNKIEDNETIKSLIGKEEIAIHAASAGGQRKDLVADQEKNTLLDEFVKTGMFFFSGSENQLYNPRPEGISTSYIDILINDDEEQFNISIDSHPSYKQEHIQRLLKHLVNIIKNLPVYFNIALHEIDYRGEGENQILEYPDPDQSQAWEKENLIAKFEASFNKYSTKTAIDFEGKLLSYGDVKYLSDKVAYYISSYTGNEKSYISICLNKSEYFIPVLLGVIKSGNAYVVIDPFIPEERKKSLLEDISCKLIFDELQLQDFLEKIEYIIPSQLKPNMHQDDPVYLMCTSGSTGKPKVAINTHKGLLNLLQWYKNDIGIGEEDNIGIISNISFDLTQKNYFAPLLAGATIYLENTGLYNIPGFIDKNKITIANVAPAVFSSFTDAEYKVLGSLRKVIFGGEKIDPAIVKNLRNVVNNIRIYNSYGPSEASDVSSFYEINKENTNIYPIGKAIPNVKVYIMDSKYNVLPLALKGEIVIGGIGVGLGYVNNPSETDIRFYEHPKYGRLYRTGDLGRLLEDYNFEFLGRNDFQVKLRGNRVELQEIESATTNYSSHIRTVLANIVSSNSEKYIAVYYSSDLPINNVELKKYLTKYLPDYMIPMYYISLGEFPLTPNGKIDRKALPPVSFKDTIQTAYVEAKGDFEIKIRSIWAGLLNLEESQISTNANFFAIGGTSLKLLQLVKEINQLKEIKREVTPVNIFEFPQISELAGYLNGETANSDNTKAIEESLSTMDETLSILNNYSTE, encoded by the coding sequence ATGGAGATTATACATATTTTAAAATCACTCGATAAAAAGGGGATTAGTTTAGCGGTTGAGCTTACACAGCTTAAGCTAAAAGGGAACATTTCTCAACTTTCTGTAGAGGAAAAAACGTTTTTGAAAGAGAATAAAGAAAGGATAATAGATTATTTCGTCAAAAAAGATAAATTTTATTTCTTCCGTGATGTGCTTTATTTTGGAAATGAAGAATTAGATGCACTTGATTTAAATGATTTAAGGAGTAGTGGAAACATGCTGCGTCAATTACCTTCCAGAATAAATAAAACCATTTCGGTTACGGAGTATAAAGAAATAAAAAAAATCACAAAAGAACATAACATTACTTTTCAGTCTTTATTTCTTGCTGCTTACAGAGCGCTATTATATCGGTATACGGAACAAAAAAATGTCATTCTGTATACCAATCTTTTAAATGCAGACGGAAAAGAAACCTTATTTATAAAGAATAAAATAGAAGACAATGAGACTATAAAAAGTCTTATCGGAAAAGAAGAGATAGCAATTCATGCTGCATCGGCTGGAGGTCAACGGAAAGATTTAGTGGCTGATCAGGAAAAAAACACCTTACTGGATGAGTTTGTAAAAACAGGGATGTTTTTTTTTAGTGGTTCTGAAAATCAGCTGTATAATCCAAGGCCTGAAGGCATAAGCACTTCGTATATTGATATCCTGATTAATGATGATGAGGAACAGTTTAATATTAGTATTGATTCACATCCTTCGTATAAACAGGAACATATACAGCGGTTGCTTAAGCACCTGGTAAACATAATCAAGAATCTGCCAGTCTATTTTAATATAGCTCTTCATGAAATTGACTATAGGGGTGAAGGTGAAAATCAGATCCTCGAATATCCGGACCCTGATCAATCACAAGCATGGGAAAAAGAAAACCTGATTGCAAAATTTGAGGCGTCATTTAATAAATATTCTACAAAAACGGCGATTGATTTTGAAGGAAAGTTGTTATCGTATGGAGATGTAAAATATCTGTCGGATAAAGTAGCTTATTACATTAGCAGTTATACAGGAAACGAGAAAAGCTATATTAGTATCTGTCTTAATAAATCGGAATATTTTATACCAGTATTATTAGGTGTTATAAAATCAGGAAATGCGTATGTCGTGATTGATCCTTTCATCCCTGAAGAAAGGAAAAAATCGTTGCTCGAAGATATAAGCTGTAAATTGATATTCGATGAACTTCAACTTCAGGATTTTTTAGAAAAGATAGAATATATTATTCCATCACAGCTAAAACCTAATATGCATCAGGACGATCCAGTATATCTAATGTGTACATCGGGGTCTACTGGAAAACCTAAAGTGGCTATTAATACCCATAAAGGATTGCTGAACTTGTTACAGTGGTATAAAAATGATATAGGAATCGGAGAAGAGGACAACATTGGTATCATCAGCAACATCAGTTTCGACCTTACCCAGAAAAATTATTTTGCACCGCTTTTAGCGGGTGCTACAATTTACCTGGAGAATACAGGCTTGTATAATATTCCTGGCTTTATTGATAAAAATAAAATAACAATAGCCAATGTTGCACCGGCTGTATTCAGTTCCTTCACTGATGCAGAATATAAGGTATTAGGCTCTTTGCGTAAAGTTATATTTGGTGGTGAGAAAATAGATCCGGCAATTGTTAAAAACCTAAGGAATGTGGTAAATAACATTAGAATATACAATTCTTACGGGCCAAGTGAAGCAAGTGATGTTTCTTCATTTTATGAAATAAATAAAGAAAATACAAATATTTACCCTATAGGAAAAGCCATCCCTAACGTAAAAGTATACATTATGGACAGTAAATATAATGTTTTGCCTTTAGCACTAAAGGGTGAAATTGTTATAGGAGGGATAGGTGTAGGTTTAGGATATGTAAACAATCCCTCTGAAACAGATATTCGTTTCTACGAACATCCCAAATATGGAAGATTATACAGGACTGGAGATTTAGGAAGACTGTTGGAAGACTATAATTTTGAGTTTTTAGGAAGGAATGATTTTCAGGTGAAACTCAGGGGAAACAGGGTAGAATTACAGGAAATAGAATCTGCGACCACCAATTACTCCAGCCACATCAGAACTGTTTTGGCAAATATTGTTTCTTCTAATTCTGAAAAATATATCGCAGTATACTATTCTTCTGATCTGCCAATTAACAATGTTGAGTTAAAAAAATATTTGACGAAATATTTGCCAGACTACATGATTCCTATGTATTACATTTCATTGGGAGAGTTTCCTTTGACCCCTAACGGAAAAATTGATAGAAAAGCTTTGCCGCCAGTATCATTTAAGGATACAATACAAACAGCGTATGTTGAAGCAAAGGGCGATTTCGAAATTAAAATCCGCAGTATCTGGGCTGGCCTTCTAAATCTGGAAGAATCGCAGATAAGCACTAATGCTAATTTTTTTGCAATAGGGGGTACTTCTTTAAAACTTTTACAATTGGTTAAAGAAATCAATCAGTTGAAGGAAATTAAACGGGAAGTAACACCTGTTAATATTTTTGAATTTCCTCAAATTTCAGAATTAGCTGGTTATCTGAATGGAGAAACAGCCAATTCTGATAATACCAAAGCTATTGAAGAGTCTTTGAGTACCATGGATGAGACACTTAGCATTTTAAATAATTATTCAACAGAATAA
- a CDS encoding non-ribosomal peptide synthetase → MIKRYNLSPQQSITYLTDSDAYNVMAFSLDKTYSQKLYDAIQEVLNDELCIYMSITSLGKEPILSVGEERNFEVKLSPKEEIENVENLAYKKHNLSITIVQNDENAVSLTFKYCLYYFDNWSIITLYHRILEKYHTGTYHKSDVDYLQYSAWREHINSEEGNEENLKFWRDTMTNFRPFRTNLELNLSEAGKRKTQIHKLGDKLVEILRKPPIDKEILLLSGWHYTLSQVSADKNAAYGLGYVSHGRSFDQLYNNIGLYANPLPFYAEAIKDFSKIEEYCGSIAKLMTLLNSRKEYIPHNQDYSDFMKSNFRYIFEFIDLGIITKDKTQVSQLIDHRNNYSGFITQVYSAEDETTIALHHNDIIRSEDVAYLMQLWEHNTIQLIEKFHENIDAIESYGTGSAKQLKKESTETGESLLDRYFDTVQHFPDRIAVEDENGKYSYKQINDKSNELAALILQKISDTSSPTIGVMYDADYHLIVAFLAILKINGSIVPIDPNDSEQRIKHILTHVNAQLLITGSSYQKEEFEPKFFLDMLNLTGANPKADNSFKSTVVRTPDSTSYIIYTSGTTGVPKGVCIQDKSLLNYVDFLNGTLDISHNDTSILLSSYAFDLGYTSLWGTLLSGGKLQMVKKDTLYDVDDVISKIIDKKVTYIKTTPSYFNAILNAKDFHKLEGSALKKIILGGEKIKTKDLTDFKNYFQTITLINHYGPTETTIGTVFKRIRSIEKYVERPVIGTPIPNNFVVVLDDRNKEVQKYETGNIYIGGIGLAKGYLHDDDLTSEKFIVHPEYGRMYATGDVGFFTLENEIMFLGRGDSQVKIRGYRVEPDEVKNVIRSFPEVTDAVVLPIENGGETELCAFIAGFSKEKASVLEAFLKTSLPEYMIPAKILFIDKVPLTTNNKVDLKALQHLYEEDKSGKGIPELYKEMESFVTTELHGQLSRIWKETLMVDEITGSSNFFSLGGHSLKGIQMLNKIYKEFNVKIRLGDIYKYPEFEGLSGFLLEKVNQSDESSYTKIYPVPVQSRYEVSNSQKRMWLSTINKESAGLFNVPMHYSINGALNIDAIKASFLALIQKHETLRTVFKYEDGDIYQYILSAEDIDLHIPVVNITDTPPIISFLRQERYKSFDLSHELPIRLTLIKKSETAYILATTLHHIISDGWSRELLYKEIKENYNTYLKDRHINVKPLAIQYKDYVSWHKRKYNTYEDFWKNFFSEDIPALDFPIDYVRPGMISYNGTAISTTLTKNLAGLKQSLKERSLSLNNYLIGTYGLLIHAYTAQSKFYIGTISSGRTHVDTEQIIGSFINYLPLKIKVSSGMNFHTFLEENTKGFVQVYENEDYPFDLMVEKYLPSNDASRNPFFDTTIVLHNEEEISRKVFFDDGVEIEEFTHEEEIGTHSKIEFKIDLTIRKEELNIRLEYNTDIFSESKMRKFLQLYSDLIEKMVNNYEGTLDEVIDALRIEISQDQEFLI, encoded by the coding sequence ATGATAAAAAGATATAATCTGTCACCTCAGCAAAGTATCACTTATCTAACTGATAGTGATGCATACAATGTAATGGCTTTTTCTCTGGACAAAACTTATAGTCAAAAACTTTATGATGCTATACAGGAAGTTCTGAATGATGAACTATGTATTTACATGAGTATTACTTCTTTGGGGAAAGAACCTATTTTAAGTGTGGGGGAGGAAAGGAATTTCGAAGTGAAATTATCGCCGAAAGAAGAGATAGAAAACGTAGAAAATTTAGCCTATAAAAAGCATAACCTGAGTATTACCATTGTTCAGAATGATGAGAATGCAGTGAGCTTAACATTTAAGTATTGCCTTTACTATTTTGATAACTGGAGTATAATAACGCTGTACCACCGTATTTTAGAGAAGTATCATACCGGAACTTATCATAAATCTGATGTGGACTACTTGCAATACTCAGCTTGGCGGGAACATATTAACAGTGAAGAAGGAAATGAAGAAAATCTGAAATTCTGGAGAGATACAATGACAAATTTCCGGCCTTTTAGAACAAATTTAGAATTGAACCTTTCTGAGGCAGGAAAAAGGAAAACACAAATTCATAAACTCGGTGATAAGCTGGTAGAGATATTACGAAAGCCTCCAATTGATAAAGAGATACTGTTGCTGTCAGGATGGCATTATACCCTTTCGCAGGTATCTGCAGATAAAAATGCGGCATACGGATTAGGCTATGTAAGTCATGGCAGAAGTTTTGATCAACTTTACAATAATATAGGACTTTACGCCAATCCTTTGCCTTTCTATGCAGAAGCAATCAAAGATTTTTCAAAAATAGAAGAATACTGTGGCAGCATAGCAAAATTAATGACGCTACTGAATAGCCGTAAAGAATATATTCCCCATAATCAGGACTATTCGGATTTTATGAAATCAAATTTCCGGTATATTTTTGAGTTTATTGATTTGGGCATAATTACCAAAGATAAAACCCAGGTGAGTCAGCTCATAGATCACCGGAATAATTACTCCGGTTTTATTACTCAGGTTTATTCCGCAGAAGATGAAACAACTATTGCACTGCACCATAATGATATAATCAGAAGTGAAGATGTAGCCTACCTGATGCAACTGTGGGAGCACAATACGATTCAATTGATAGAAAAATTTCATGAAAATATAGACGCTATTGAATCTTACGGGACAGGCAGTGCAAAACAGCTGAAAAAAGAAAGTACGGAAACCGGAGAATCTCTTTTGGACAGATATTTTGATACAGTTCAGCATTTTCCTGATAGGATCGCTGTAGAGGATGAAAACGGAAAATATAGCTATAAACAGATCAATGATAAGTCAAATGAACTGGCAGCGTTAATTTTGCAGAAAATATCCGATACTTCTTCTCCAACAATTGGAGTAATGTATGATGCTGATTATCACTTGATCGTTGCTTTTTTAGCAATACTAAAGATCAATGGCAGTATTGTTCCTATTGATCCTAATGATTCCGAGCAAAGAATAAAACATATTCTTACCCATGTAAATGCTCAGCTTTTAATTACGGGAAGCAGTTATCAAAAGGAAGAATTTGAGCCTAAGTTTTTTCTGGATATGCTGAATTTAACAGGAGCAAATCCTAAGGCTGATAATTCCTTTAAGTCTACAGTAGTCCGTACGCCAGACAGCACTTCATATATCATATATACTTCAGGAACAACTGGGGTTCCTAAAGGAGTTTGTATCCAGGATAAATCTTTGCTAAACTATGTCGATTTTCTTAATGGAACACTCGATATAAGCCATAATGACACTTCTATACTACTTTCATCCTATGCTTTCGATTTGGGCTATACGAGCTTATGGGGAACTCTGCTTTCGGGAGGAAAGCTACAGATGGTAAAAAAAGATACATTGTACGATGTAGACGATGTAATCAGTAAAATTATAGATAAAAAAGTCACTTATATTAAAACAACCCCTTCCTATTTCAATGCAATATTAAATGCAAAGGACTTTCATAAACTTGAAGGATCAGCTCTCAAAAAGATCATTTTAGGAGGAGAAAAAATAAAAACAAAAGATTTAACAGACTTTAAAAATTATTTTCAGACTATAACGCTAATTAACCACTATGGTCCCACAGAAACCACGATAGGAACTGTCTTCAAAAGGATAAGGAGCATAGAAAAGTATGTGGAAAGACCAGTAATCGGAACCCCGATCCCCAATAATTTTGTTGTTGTGTTGGATGACAGGAATAAAGAAGTTCAAAAATATGAAACAGGTAATATTTATATTGGAGGTATAGGGCTCGCTAAAGGATATCTGCATGACGATGACCTTACCTCTGAAAAATTTATTGTCCATCCTGAATATGGAAGGATGTATGCTACGGGAGATGTAGGTTTCTTTACTTTGGAAAATGAAATCATGTTCTTGGGAAGAGGAGACAGTCAAGTAAAAATCAGGGGTTACAGGGTAGAGCCGGATGAAGTGAAAAATGTAATCAGGTCTTTTCCAGAAGTAACGGATGCTGTAGTATTGCCTATAGAAAATGGTGGAGAGACAGAACTTTGTGCTTTTATAGCCGGTTTCTCCAAAGAAAAAGCTTCGGTTCTGGAAGCATTTCTAAAAACTTCTCTGCCTGAATATATGATTCCGGCCAAAATTCTATTTATAGATAAAGTTCCTTTAACAACAAATAATAAAGTTGATTTAAAAGCTCTTCAACATCTCTATGAAGAAGATAAATCGGGAAAAGGCATTCCTGAGTTGTACAAAGAAATGGAGAGTTTTGTAACTACAGAATTGCATGGACAACTATCAAGGATCTGGAAAGAAACCCTGATGGTGGATGAGATTACAGGTAGCAGCAACTTTTTTTCTCTAGGAGGGCATAGCTTAAAGGGGATACAAATGCTCAACAAAATCTATAAAGAGTTCAATGTAAAAATAAGGTTAGGGGATATTTACAAATATCCGGAGTTTGAAGGCCTGTCTGGATTTTTGCTGGAAAAAGTAAATCAAAGTGATGAATCCAGCTATACAAAGATTTACCCTGTGCCAGTTCAGTCCAGATATGAAGTTTCAAACTCTCAGAAACGGATGTGGTTATCTACAATAAATAAAGAAAGTGCGGGCTTATTTAATGTGCCCATGCATTATTCAATTAATGGTGCTCTTAATATTGACGCAATTAAGGCTTCTTTTTTAGCGCTCATACAAAAGCACGAAACCCTTAGAACCGTATTCAAATATGAAGATGGGGATATTTATCAATATATTTTATCAGCAGAAGATATTGATCTGCATATTCCTGTCGTAAACATAACCGATACACCGCCAATTATATCTTTTTTGAGGCAGGAAAGATATAAGTCTTTTGATCTTTCCCATGAACTACCAATAAGGTTAACTTTAATCAAAAAATCCGAAACGGCGTATATTCTTGCAACAACGCTTCATCATATTATTTCTGATGGATGGTCACGGGAACTTTTGTATAAAGAGATCAAAGAAAATTACAATACTTACCTTAAAGATAGGCACATCAATGTTAAGCCTTTGGCCATACAGTATAAAGATTATGTAAGCTGGCACAAAAGAAAGTATAATACATATGAGGATTTCTGGAAAAACTTCTTTTCTGAAGATATTCCTGCCCTGGATTTTCCGATAGACTATGTGCGCCCGGGCATGATCTCTTATAATGGAACTGCCATAAGCACAACATTGACAAAAAACCTGGCTGGCTTGAAGCAAAGTCTTAAAGAGCGGTCTCTTTCCCTTAATAATTACCTTATAGGTACTTATGGCTTATTAATCCATGCTTATACTGCGCAAAGTAAATTCTACATCGGAACAATTTCTTCAGGAAGGACTCATGTGGATACAGAACAGATTATCGGATCCTTTATCAACTATTTGCCTTTAAAAATTAAGGTTTCATCTGGTATGAACTTTCATACATTCCTTGAAGAAAACACTAAAGGGTTTGTGCAGGTGTATGAAAATGAAGATTATCCTTTTGATCTGATGGTGGAAAAATACTTGCCCAGCAATGATGCATCCAGAAATCCTTTCTTTGATACGACAATTGTCCTGCATAATGAAGAAGAAATTTCCCGTAAGGTCTTTTTTGATGACGGAGTAGAAATAGAAGAATTTACCCATGAAGAAGAAATTGGAACTCACTCCAAAATAGAATTCAAAATAGATCTTACGATAAGAAAAGAAGAACTCAACATTCGATTGGAATATAATACCGACATTTTTTCTGAAAGTAAAATGAGGAAATTTCTGCAGTTATATTCAGATCTGATTGAGAAAATGGTGAATAATTATGAGGGGACCCTGGATGAAGTTATTGATGCACTGCGCATTGAGATTAGCCAGGATCAGGAATTTTTAATATAG